A stretch of the Flavobacterium aquiphilum genome encodes the following:
- a CDS encoding DUF4133 domain-containing protein, which produces MNCSVYKINKGINQSIEFKGLKAQYIWYLGGGVVLLMILFAILYVMGIPSIVCVAFIVIAGSLLIYKIYNMSNKYGEYGLMKTLAGKQIPKHIKCNTRKIFIRF; this is translated from the coding sequence ATGAATTGCAGTGTGTATAAAATCAATAAAGGAATCAATCAGAGTATCGAATTTAAAGGATTGAAAGCGCAATACATCTGGTACTTGGGAGGAGGGGTTGTGTTATTGATGATTCTATTTGCGATATTATATGTGATGGGGATCCCATCGATTGTTTGTGTCGCTTTTATTGTTATTGCTGGATCTCTTTTGATCTATAAAATTTACAATATGAGCAATAAATATGGGGAGTACGGATTGATGAAGACTTTGGCTGGCAAACAAATTCCAAAACATATAAAATGCAATACTCGAAAAATATTTATTAGGTTTTAG
- a CDS encoding DUF4134 domain-containing protein has translation MKEREIKLKSFSRGLKPLGAIKILFFLISVSTMAQDGVAGINEANQKVRSYFDAGTELMYAVGAILGLIGAVKVYQKWNSGDPDTGKVAAAWFGSCVFLVVVATVIKSFFGV, from the coding sequence ATGAAAGAAAGGGAAATTAAATTAAAGAGTTTTAGTAGGGGGCTAAAACCTTTGGGCGCGATTAAAATACTATTTTTTCTAATATCGGTTTCGACCATGGCTCAAGATGGAGTAGCCGGTATCAACGAAGCCAATCAAAAGGTTAGGAGTTATTTTGATGCGGGAACCGAACTGATGTATGCTGTGGGAGCCATACTTGGATTAATCGGAGCTGTAAAAGTATATCAAAAATGGAATTCCGGAGATCCCGACACTGGTAAAGTGGCTGCGGCCTGGTTTGGTAGTTGTGTTTTTCTTGTAGTGGTGGCAACTGTGATCAAGTCCTTCTTTGGCGTTTAG